A genome region from Brassica oleracea var. oleracea cultivar TO1000 chromosome C2, BOL, whole genome shotgun sequence includes the following:
- the LOC106327544 gene encoding amino acid permease 6 — translation MEKKSMFIEQSFTDHKSGDMNKNFDDDGRQKRTGTWMTGSAHIITAVIGSGVLSLAWAIAQLGWVAGPAVLMAFSFITYFTSTMLADCYRSPDPVTGKRNYTYMEVVRSYLGGRKVMLCGLAQYGNLIGITIGYTITASISMVAVKRSNCFHKNGHNVKCSTSNTPFMIIFACIQIVLSQIPNFHNLSWLSILAAVMSFSYASIGIGLSIAKVAGGGVHARTALTGVTVGVDVTGSEKVWRTFQAVGDIAFAYAYSTVLIEIQDTLKASPPSENKAMKRASLVGVSTTTFFYMLCGCVGYAAFGNNAPGNFLTGFGFYEPFWLIDFANVCIAVHLVGAYQVFCQPIFQFVESQSAKRWPDNKFITGEYKMNVPCGGDFGISLFRLVWRTSYVVVTAVVAMIFPFFNDFLGLIGAASFWPLTVYFPIEMHIAQKNMKKFSFTWTWLKILSWACFLVSLVAAAGSVQGLIQSLKDFKPFQAPE, via the exons ATGGAGAAAAAAAGCATGTTCATTGAACAAAGCTTCACCGATCACAAGAGTGGCGATATGAACAAAAACTTTGACGATGATGGACGCCAGAAAAGAACAG GGACTTGGATGACCGGGAGCGCCCATATAATAACAGCGGTGATAGGATCAGGAGTGTTGTCACTGGCGTGGGCAATTGCACAGCTCGGATGGGTGGCAGGACCTGCCGTACTTATGGCTTTTTCCTTCATAACATACTTTACATCAACCATGCTTGCCGACTGTTATCGTTCCCCGGATCCTGTCACTGGAAAACGAAACTATACCTACATGGAAGTTGTCCGCTCTTACTTAG GAGGAAGAAAAGTGATGTTATGTGGATTGGCTCAATACGGGAATCTGATTGGAATAACAATCGGCTACACAATCACAGCGTCGATTAGCATGGT GGCAGTGAAGAGGTCGAATTGTTTCCACAAGAATGGACATAATGTGAAATGTTCCACTTCAAACACTCCCTTCATGATCATATTCGCATGCATCCAAATTGTACTTAGCCAAATCCCAAATTTCCACAATCTCTCTTGGCTCTCCATTCTAGCGGCCGTAATGTCCTTTTCTTACGCCTCCATTGGTATCGGTCTCTCCATCGCCAAAGTGGCCG GTGGCGGTGTGCACGCAAGGACGGCCCTGACAGGAGTTACGGTCGGAGTTGATGTTACTGGTTCTGAGAAAGTATGGAGAACATTCCAAGCGGTTGGAGATATCGCATTTGCTTATGCCTACTCAACCGTACTTATTGAGATACAG GACACCTTAAAAGCAAGTCCACCATCAGAAAACAAAGCCATGAAAAGAGCAAGCCTTGTGGGTGTATCCACAACGACCTTCTTTTACATGTTATGCGGGTGTGTGGGTTATGCTGCCTTTGGCAATAATGCGCCTGGAAATTTCCTAACTGGTTTTGGTTTTTATGAGCCCTTCTGGCTTATCGACTTTGCCAATGTCTGCATCGCTGTGCATCTTGTTGGGGCCTATCAGGTCTTTTGCCAGCCAATCTTCCAATTTGTAGAGAGCCAGAGTGCAAAACGTTGGCCAGATAACAAATTTATTACAGGAGAGTACAAAATGAACGTCCCTTGCGGTGGTGATTTTGGTATCAGCTTGTTTAGATTGGTTTGGAGGACTTCATATGTTGTAGTTACGGCTGTTGTAGCAATGATCTTCCCTTTCTTCAACGATTTCTTGGGTCTTATTGGAGCAGCTTCCTTTTGGCCTTTGACTGTTTACTTTCCCATTGAGATGCATATTGCTCAGAAAAATATGAAGAAATTTTCTTTCACTTGGACATGGCTGAAAATCTTGAGCTGGGCTTGTTTCCTCGTCTCCCTCGTTGCTGCTGCTGGATCTGTGCAAGGACTCATACAAAGTCTTAAGGATTTCAAGCCTTTCCAGGCTCCCGAGTAG